The region GTGGAGCTGCCGAAAGTGCACGTCGCTCTGACCGGAGCCACCGCGTTCCTGGGGCTGCGCCTCGTTCGTGAACTGCTGGGCCGGCACTCCGCCTGCGTGACCCCGCTGACGATCGTCGTCGTGATGCCGGCCTTCAACTGGCAGATGGGGCTGGCCGCGCTGATCGCCGTACCGCTCGTGGCGGCGATCCAGATCCGGACCGGCCGCTCGATGGCCTCGCTGACCCTCCTGGCGCACTCCGGGTCGGCGGGGGCACTCGGGCGTATCACCGGTTCCTGGAGCTGGGCGACGCGCCCGTCGAGCTGGTGGCGGAGCTGCCCGGCCGGATCCGGGTCGTGGAGACGGACCCCGTTGCGCGGCGCCGGCTTCGACGCGCCTACCGTGCCCGCGCCGACCCCCGCGCCCATGCCCGGTCCGCCCGCGCCCGCGTGGACGCCCGCACCGCCCGTGCCCGCGGAGCGCCGGCCGGTCGTACGGCTGGCCGGCCATCCGCGCGGGCCGCGGTGTCCGGCTTCGGCTTCGGCTTCGGCTTCGGCTTCGGCTTCGGCTTCGGCTTCGGCTTCGGCGGCAACTTCCACGAGCGCTGAGGCGCCGGTGCGCCGCCCGAGCCGCCGGTCAGGAAGCCTTCGCCTCCGGCACCAGGATCGCCACGCACTCGACGTGGTGGGTCATCGGGAAGAGGTCGAAGGCCCGCAGGGTGACCGGGCGGTAGCCCTCCTGGGCGAAGTAGCCGAGGTCGCGGGCGAGGGCGGCCGGGTCGCAGGCGACGTAGGCGATGCGGCGGGCGCCCAGTGACGCGAGGTGGCGGACGGTGGGGAGCCGGGCGCCGGTGCGGGGCGGGTCCAGGACGATCAGGTCGACCTCGGTGATGCCGGTGCGCGGCAGGACCTGGTCGACCTTGCCGTGCTCGATACGCACCCGGTCGAGGTCCTGGAGATTGTGCCGGGCGTCCTGCACGGCCCGCTTGCCCGATTCGATGCCGAGGACGGCGCCGCGCTCGCCGACGCGTTCGGCCAGCGCGCCGGCGAACAGGCCGACACCGCAGTAGAGGTCGAGGGCCATGTCGCCCTTGCGCGGCATCAGGCCCTGCATGACGGCCTCGATCAGCAGCTCCGCGGCCTTCGGGTGGACCTGCCAGAAGCCGCCGTCGCCGACCCGCCAGGTGCGGCCCGCGGCCCGCTCGCGGACGAAGTCGCGGCCGTGGACGCGGTGGACGGCGTGGTCGCGCTCGCCGATCCGCAGCACCGAGACGGGGCGGTCCAGCTCCACGATGGGCAGCCGGCCGCCCGGCTGCGGGGTGAGGACGACCTGCCGGTCGCTGGACCCGGTGGCGGCGATCGCCTCGACCGTGGCGATCTGCGGCCAGCTGCGGGCCTCCACGCCCAGCTCCGTGACCTCGGGCGCGGCGATCATGCAGTGGTCGATGACCTCGACGTCGTGCGAGCGGTGCTTGCGCAGTCCCGCGCGCCCTTCGGCGTCCACCGCGTACTGCACGCGGGTGCGCCAGGCGGGCACCTCGCCCTTGGCGACCTTGTCGCCGGGGGCCGGCATCACGGTGCCGTCCCAGCCGGCCTGCTCCGGGGTGAGCCCGGCGAGCCTGGCCAGCTGTTCCGCGATGACCGCGGCCTTGAGACGGCGCTGGGCGCCGGGGGCGGCGTGCTGCCAGTCGCAGCCGCCGCAGCGGCCGGGGCCCGAGAAGGGGCAGGGCGCCTCGACGCGGTCCTTGGACGCGGTCAGGACGCGTACGGCGTCGGCCCGCAGGAAATTCGCGCCGGCCTCGCCGTCGGTGACCCGGACGACGACCCGCTCGCCGGGCAGGGCGTGCCGGACGAACAGCACCTGTCCCTCGTCGGTCCGCGCCAGGCAGTGGCCGCCGTGCGCCACCGGGCCGATCTCTACCTCGTACTCCTGGCCGACCAGTGACGGGGCGGGCTCGGTCTGCATGTGGGTGGTGCTCCTGGGCTCTGTTCGGGGGCGCGACAGCCCACTCTACGGGCCGCGGAGCGCCCGGCCGCACGCCGGCCGGGCGGCGGCCTCAGTGCTCGCGCTCCCGGTCGCGCTGCTGCGGCCCCACCGGGCCGCGGCGGATGGAGCCAGGCGCGCTCCAGTCGGCGCGGCGGCGGGCACGCGCCTTGGCGACCTCGGAGGACTCCAGCTGGTAGGGCACGGAGGTCACCATCACCCCGGGGGTGAACAGCAGCCGGCCCTTGAGCCGCAGCGCGCTCTGGTTGTGCAGCAGGTGCTCGTACCAGTGCCCGACGACGTATTCGGGGATGTAGACGCTGACCACGTCCCGCGGGCTGTTGCGGCGCAGGCCCTTGACGTAGTCGATGATCGGCCGGGTGATCTCGCGGTAGGGCGAGTCGAGGACCTTGAGCGGTACGTCGATGCCGCGCCGGTGCCAGTCGGCCTGCAGGGCCTTGGTGTCGACGGGGTCGACGTTGATGCTGAGCGCTTCGAGGGTGTCGGAGCGCATCAGCTTGGCGTAGGACAGCGCCCGCAGGGTGGGCTTGTGCAGTTTGGACACCAGCACGATGGAGTGCACCCGGGAGGGGCGTACGTAGTCGTCGCCCGGCTCGTCGTCGGCGGCGATCTCGTCGGAGACCCGGGTGTAGTGGCGGCGGATCGCGGTCATGGTGCCGTAGAAGACGACCATGCCGAGGACCGCGACCCAGGCGCCGTGGGTGAATTTGGTGAGCAGCACGATGACCAGCACCAGGCCGGTGAGGAAGGCGCCGAAGGTGTTGATGGCCCGGGAGCGGACCATGTGGCGGCGCTTGGCCGGGTCGGTCTCGGTGCGCAGGTGCCGGTTCCAGTGCCGCACCATGCCGGTCTGGCTGAGGGTGAAGGAGACGAAGACGCCGACGATGTACAGCTGGATCAGCCGGGTGGAGTCGGCGCCGTAGATGTAGACCAGGACGCAGGCGAAGCCGGCCAGCACCACGATGCCGTTGGAGAAGGCCAGCCGGTCGCCGCGGGTGTGCAACTGGCGCGGCAGGTAGCGGTCCTGGGCGAGGATCGAGCCGAGCACCGGGAAGCCGTTGTAGGCGGTGTTGGCGGCCAGGAAGAGCACCAGGGCGGTGACGGCGGCCAGGAAGATGAACGGGATCGAGTTGTGGCCGAAGACCGCCTCGGCGACCTGGGCGATCACCGGGTCCTGGGTGAATCCGGCGCCGACCGGCTTGCCGTGGTTGAGCAGGTCGGTGGCGGGGTTCGCGGCCATGCGCACATGGGTGTTTATCGCCAGCGCGATGATGCCGCAGAACATGGTGGTGGCGAGCAGGCCCATCGCGGCCAGCGTGGTGGCGGCGTTCTTGGACTTGGGCTTCTTGAAGGCCGGGACGCCGTTGCTGATCGCCTCGACGCCGGTGAGGGCGGCGCAGCCGGAGGAGAAGGCGCGCAGCAGCAGGAAGATCAGCGCGAAACCGCCGATGCCGGAGGACTCGGCATGGATCGTATAGCCCGCGGTGGGCGCGTGCATGTCATGCCCAGTGCTGATCTTGAAGATGCCCCAGGCGATCATGCAGAAGACGCCGAAGACGAACGCGTAGGTGGGGATGGCGAAGATCGTGCCGGACTCGCGCACCCCGCGCAGATTCATCAGCATCAGGATCACGATCATGCCGATCGCGCCGAGCACCTTGTGGGTGACGAAGAACGGCACCGCGGAGCCGAGGTTCTCGATGCCGGAGGCGACCGACACCGCCACCGTGAGCACGTAGTCGACCAGCAGCGCGCTGGCGACGGTGAGCCCCGCCTTCGGCCCCAGGTTGGTGGTGGCGACCTCGTAGTCGCCGCCGCCCGAAGGGTAGGCGTGCACGTTCTGCCGGTAGGAGGCGACCACCGTGAACATCAGCACCACGACGGCGACCGCGATCCACGGGCTGAAGTGGTAGGCCGACACTCCGGCGATCGACAGG is a window of Streptomyces sp. NBC_01477 DNA encoding:
- a CDS encoding class I SAM-dependent RNA methyltransferase, producing MQTEPAPSLVGQEYEVEIGPVAHGGHCLARTDEGQVLFVRHALPGERVVVRVTDGEAGANFLRADAVRVLTASKDRVEAPCPFSGPGRCGGCDWQHAAPGAQRRLKAAVIAEQLARLAGLTPEQAGWDGTVMPAPGDKVAKGEVPAWRTRVQYAVDAEGRAGLRKHRSHDVEVIDHCMIAAPEVTELGVEARSWPQIATVEAIAATGSSDRQVVLTPQPGGRLPIVELDRPVSVLRIGERDHAVHRVHGRDFVRERAAGRTWRVGDGGFWQVHPKAAELLIEAVMQGLMPRKGDMALDLYCGVGLFAGALAERVGERGAVLGIESGKRAVQDARHNLQDLDRVRIEHGKVDQVLPRTGITEVDLIVLDPPRTGARLPTVRHLASLGARRIAYVACDPAALARDLGYFAQEGYRPVTLRAFDLFPMTHHVECVAILVPEAKAS
- a CDS encoding APC family permease; this translates as MSKLTDLPKRILIGRALRSDKLGETLLPKRLALPVFASDPLSSVAYAPGEVLLVLSIAGVSAYHFSPWIAVAVVVLMFTVVASYRQNVHAYPSGGGDYEVATTNLGPKAGLTVASALLVDYVLTVAVSVASGIENLGSAVPFFVTHKVLGAIGMIVILMLMNLRGVRESGTIFAIPTYAFVFGVFCMIAWGIFKISTGHDMHAPTAGYTIHAESSGIGGFALIFLLLRAFSSGCAALTGVEAISNGVPAFKKPKSKNAATTLAAMGLLATTMFCGIIALAINTHVRMAANPATDLLNHGKPVGAGFTQDPVIAQVAEAVFGHNSIPFIFLAAVTALVLFLAANTAYNGFPVLGSILAQDRYLPRQLHTRGDRLAFSNGIVVLAGFACVLVYIYGADSTRLIQLYIVGVFVSFTLSQTGMVRHWNRHLRTETDPAKRRHMVRSRAINTFGAFLTGLVLVIVLLTKFTHGAWVAVLGMVVFYGTMTAIRRHYTRVSDEIAADDEPGDDYVRPSRVHSIVLVSKLHKPTLRALSYAKLMRSDTLEALSINVDPVDTKALQADWHRRGIDVPLKVLDSPYREITRPIIDYVKGLRRNSPRDVVSVYIPEYVVGHWYEHLLHNQSALRLKGRLLFTPGVMVTSVPYQLESSEVAKARARRRADWSAPGSIRRGPVGPQQRDREREH